A single window of Vigna unguiculata cultivar IT97K-499-35 chromosome 1, ASM411807v1, whole genome shotgun sequence DNA harbors:
- the LOC114196126 gene encoding nitrile-specifier protein 5 produces the protein MAVVHGSWVKLDQRGEGQGARSSHAIAVVAQKVYAFGGEFVPRVPVDNSLHVFDLETLTWSVADASGDIPPPRVGVTMAAVGETIYVFGGRDGEHNELNELYSFDTRANKWALISRGDIGPPNRSYHSMTADDRHVYVFGGCGVHGRLNDLWAFDAVEGKWVEFPSPGESCKGRGGPGLAVALGKIWVVYGFSGEEMDDVHCFNLAHKTWTQVETSGLKPTARSVFCTLGNGKHIIVYGGEIDPSDQGHLGAGQFSGEVYALDTDKLAWRKLEDKANSDSHPGPRGWCAFAGAWRGGRQGLLVYGGNSPSNDRLDDIFFLALSQELVN, from the exons ATGGCCGTAGTTCATGGCAGTTGGGTCAAG CTTGATCAAAGAGGAGAAGGTCAAGGAGCAAGAAGCTCACACGCCATTGCCGTTGTAGCACAGAAGGTGTATGCATTCGGCGGCGAATTCGTGCCACGTGTCCCGGTGGATAACAGCCTACACGTGTTCGATCTAGAGACTTTGACGTGGTCTGTGGCTGATGCATCAGGGGATATACCACCGCCACGTGTCGGTGTCACAATGGCCGCAGTGGGAGAAACCATTTATGTGTTTGGTGGAAGGGATGGTGAACACAACGAGCTCAATGAACTCTATTCTTTTGACACAAGGGCCAACAAATGGGCCTTGATTTCACGCGGGGATATTGGGCCTCCTAACCGGAGCTACCATTCTATGACCGCCGATGACCGACACGTGTATGTATTCGGCGGCTGTGGAGTTCACGGGAGACTTAATGATTTGTGGGCTTTTGATGCTGTTGAGGGCAAGTGGGTGGAGTTTCCCTCTCCGGGTGAGAGTTGCAAGGGCAGAGGTGGGCCGGGCCTGGCCGTCGCCCTAGGGAAAATAtgggttgtgtatgggttctcCGGGGAGGAAATGGATGATGTGCATTGCTTTAATCTGGCCCATAAAACATGGACGCAGGTTGAAACAAGTGGGCTGAAGCCCACGGCCCGTAGTGTGTTTTGCACCCTTGGTAATGGGAAACATATAATTGTGTATGGTGGGGAAATTGATCCTAGTGACCAAGGTCACTTGGGCGCTGGTCAATTTTCTGGTGAGGTTTATGCATTGGACACCGATAAACTAGCATGGAGGAAGTTGGAGGACAAGGCGAACTCCGACAGCCACCCTGGGCCACGAGGGTGGTGTGCTTTCGCCGGAGCTTGGCGTGGCGGCCGGCAAGGGTTGTTGGTGTATGGTGGCAACTCTCCTAGTAATGATAGGCTTGATGACATTTTCTTCCTTGCTCTTTCTCAAGAGCTGGTGAATTAA